In Populus alba chromosome 4, ASM523922v2, whole genome shotgun sequence, the genomic window tctatatttataatatgatccACAATACAATGAATTTATATTCATAataaatatacaatatttttcccacacttttttaaattatttgaaaatgaaaaataatgggATTACACAGTTCTTATCTCCCACATTAATATACCCTTTGACTAGTGGAAACATGTGGTAAGTTGTGAAACCATTGCCAGCAGATAAATTGTTTCCTGCATTCTGGTATCCTAGCCCCACCACAAGCCCTATTCCAAAGTTCATATCCAAACACGAATTGTTGCTGTCCAGTATAGTTGTCACCTTTTTTGTTGTGAGGATCCTGCAGGAGCTTCTTGAACTACACCCGCTTTTATTAAGAAATCCTCTAATGCTATCTCCCTCCCAATGTTTGATGGCCCTGAGGAGGTTCATGATCAGCATCAATGGTGCTGGAAATTTGTTGTTGTGGTTCTTCCTTTTGTATCCCAAACCATACCTCATCGACGGTTTTCTTGCAAAGTGGTGGTTTATTACTCCACTAGGATCATTTGCAGGCTTAACATCAGAAATTCAGAATTATCATCAGAATTCCACAATTTAGCAAGGAATTCATCCATGTTCATAGAGCCAAAGCTCTTCCCTCTCTTGAGCTGAATTTCATCGAGGGTAGGTGACAAGATCCGAGATTGTTGTCCACTGAATGGGGTGTCCTTCAATGTCTGGTACTCTTGGTCCTGTGGTTGTGATGCTGGGGATTCTTTCATCGAGGTTTAGATTTTAAGCCTGACCTGTGCTTGAATATCAGGGTGTAAAACCATTCGCAAGAATCCATTCCAGGAGGATTGCCACTGTATCAGTACCCCTGAAGATCATTTTCCGAGGAAGACAAACCATGAAAGGATAGTCAAATTAGTCattaattacatataattagtttaattggaaagaaaaatattaaaaaaaaggttaatatagaaaataagaaTAACAAAATCTACCCATAAAACAGCAATCATGTCTGAGCACTGAGCTTGTTCTCTTTTTGCAAGTCAAGCAACACATCAACAAAGTCACTAGAACTCTCATCACTCTTAATGATGTCTTCGTTTTTGTCACTCTCAACCCtcttcatctatgattttcTCCACGAAAACATTCACTTTTGCAGCCAAGTTTCTACACCTTTCCCTAATTCCTTGCAAATCTAGCCAACCCAGAATAGGAAAAATGGTCACTCGAATTGAAAATCCCTAACAATTCATGCCCTTCACTCACTAAACCCTCAAGCTCACACACATCGACTTTGCTCTCATCACCAGACTCATAACTCCTCCCAAACACTCTCATCATCACATTGTTTAGTGACCCAAAATGCAACACCTTCCTAATCTCAAGTACCTCACCGTTTCTCTCCGCTAGACTCTTTATCTCACTCACCATTTTAAGACCTATATCTCTTATGAACTCACCCAAAGCTGCAATTCTCTTATTAGGAGTAAACAAATGAGTCGCTGATATTCCCCTCAAATTCTTCCAGCAATCACCAAAATGAGCAAACCCCCTTGTTTATGAAACAAAAGCTCATAAGTTGATTCTTTGATAAGCGAAAGCTGAACTGTTCAggatttctttttctgtttcagGATGACTGGAGATAATGAAACGAGTGAGCCCTACAGAGAATACCTTCAAGGGTTTCGCTTTCAGCAACTCAGAGGTCCTGGCAAGCACCCTATGAATCAAAGAACCTGTGAAAGCTAAGACCGTGCGAAGAACAGGCAACCTGAAGAGCCGGGAATGGTTGTTCTAGTTTTGGATAAATCCCGAGCAAGACCACCTGGAGCTAACCAAAACGAGAATATGAAAACGAAGAGAACAATGCCAGGAATGAGCTCCAAACTAGGACATGTTGAAGGACCTAAgtgaaaaatctcaaaattaaatatttgagaaGACATTGTAATTTGCTGATGAGCAATTTTGGAGAAATGGTGATGAGAGGAGGTTGAGAATGAGCATACATGGTAGAGAATGGTGGGATTATATATAGGTGGTTTTAGAGAACTAGCCATGGCCAGCAATGCTTTGTGTTAGACCCTATACTTAATTATTATAGTgaggtatatattttttattgttatttttagtgccaaaaaaaaggtttttcgTAATAGATTTCTCTTTCCAAAAGCATGATTagtcaaataaatatttctaaaaatactcataatttaaatggaaaataatggagtcaacaaaattaagaaaatgtggTCTGTccaccataaaaaattattggacaGACCCTGtgcgtatttttttttaataaatgccaattttattattaaaacttaaatatattgttGAGGACAAGAAAGTATACACTTACATATATAAAGGGTgaaatatctaattttaatgcatagttttattatataaaatacagATTGATAACAGAGAGTTTTTCAAACCAGTACAAAATAGACGTGGCCTTTATGATAAGAAAGGGCTTAACCAAGTAAAAGTGCCCTAAAGATTGCTTCACATAGCTCAGTTTTGAACAACATCAAATGTCCAGCATCAGGAACCTCATGATAATGAATCCATGGAAGCTTCTCAGCAATGTATCGATTTATTTGAAATGGAATGATTCTATCTTCATAGCCTTGCCAGAGATGAACTGAACCCTCGTTATTAGGGAAAGGATTACTTATATCCATGATATCGAATTCCCATTTGGCATAACCAGCTAGTATGTCTCGATGCAGTGATTCATGGACACCTTGTTGACGAACCTTTTCCTGTATGCAGAAACACAGCAGTCTTAGACCATTGCTAAAAAGTTTTAGTAGTTTGTTTGGCAATGAACAAATGCTGCATAACAAAAACAACTACCTGACCAACGTTTGGAGTTTCTGACAGCTTCTTAATGATTTCCATATCTGGGGGGCTAAAAAGGTTCATGTTTCCAGCCATAATTGATAACGATGGGAACCATTTCTGAGTCATCCACCAGTAGAATAGCCAGGGGGTGTGATGGGCAACTTGAAATGTCCTTTGATCAGCTGTGCAAAGCGTTTGGAAACCCTCTCTTGAAATATTAGCAGGGAGAGAAGGCCACCAGTAGTGCACAAATGGAACTACCAAGGAAGCTCCAGACAACCTGAGTAAGGAAAATATTAGAGAACTCCAAAGTAACTTCCAAATTTCAGCACAGAAAACAAGTTTAGCAGTTCAAATATCGTGCCTGTGTGGTATATATTTAAGACAACCATATACAGGATAGGCCCCCATTGACAATCCAATTACATAAAATTTAGACCCAATCTGTAATTGGTCTGCTAGTTCTTGAATATCATACGCTTCACTCTTTACTGAGCGTGATGGATATGGATCACTCTCTCCGTAACCAGCTCTATcgaagaaaaggaaatatatGCTCAGCTCCTCTATAGTTTCCTGAAATCAAAGCACGTTGATGAATTAATCTGATTTACCATAAACTTTTAAATACCATTACATATGTAAGAGAAGGACACACACACCCTGAAAGACATGGTGCAGACAAGAAAAGCATCGGACAACTGATACATCTCAAAGCAGTGTTAAAGCAAGTGAAGGTCAAAGGGACATTCAATAAACAAACCTATTGACTgagagattattttaaaaatacgttTTGTCAACAAAACCCTgagtttttcatttcttttgtatCTTGAAATGGTTTAACCAATAGGGGACTTATTTGCATAGAACATCTATGTTTGGAAATGTATGGATCTAGGGTGAAGACAATATGAATCCCAGCTTGATCTCTCCTCTCCCACCCAGCCAACCTCCAATCTAATCGAATGAGCAACAGAGATGCCACGGGAGTAATGCTTTCCTTGGAATTGCTTcatataatacaaaataaatatacttgaATCATAAAGCGTTAATTGCTGAGGTAAGATCACAagaaataattctaaaaaatggtAGTTGCTGAATATCTCTGATCATTGAACTTGTACTAAAGGTTAAATTGTTAATGGTGTTTCGTTTTGCCTTATTGAAGGAAACTTTTACCAACGAGTTCCTGTTGTTAATCTGAAAAGTTATGTTATCATCAATAGACATTTGTTTATTGAAAGAGGGGTCAATACTTAATGAATGCAGTAAAGTAAAAGTGCAAAGAAAGAGGATTCAATTATATTCTCATGACAAGTTGCAATAATGAATGCAGGGAAATGAGTGAATTCAGCTTTTACCTGTGACACGGGTAAACTCAGATCTTTAGAGGAATCAAAGCCATGGATGACAATGATTTTGTGCTTAGCTTCTTCTTTAGGAACTCCCATTTCCCTGTAGGCCA contains:
- the LOC118038918 gene encoding uncharacterized protein, whose translation is MFAAIAVALAAGLLSWAYQTIKPPPPKICGSPGGPPITSPRVKLSDGRHLAYREMGVPKEEAKHKIIVIHGFDSSKDLSLPVSQETIEELSIYFLFFDRAGYGESDPYPSRSVKSEAYDIQELADQLQIGSKFYVIGLSMGAYPVYGCLKYIPHRLSGASLVVPFVHYWWPSLPANISREGFQTLCTADQRTFQVAHHTPWLFYWWMTQKWFPSLSIMAGNMNLFSPPDMEIIKKLSETPNVGQEKVRQQGVHESLHRDILAGYAKWEFDIMDISNPFPNNEGSVHLWQGYEDRIIPFQINRYIAEKLPWIHYHEVPDAGHLMLFKTELCEAIFRALLLG